From Bacillus basilensis, a single genomic window includes:
- the nhaC gene encoding Na+/H+ antiporter NhaC: MVSKIESVLLTIFIFFCIGFSVIKLEVSPHIPILFGIVLLLAFGFMKKISWSTMEKGMISSISAGIPSIFIFLLVGVLISVWIAAGTIPTLMVYGFQLVSPKIFIPTVFVVCAIVGTSIGSAFTTAATVGLAFMGMGSALGYDPALIAGAIISGAFFGDKMSPLSDTTNLAPAVTGVDLFEHIRNMLWTTVPAFIIAFIAFFILGSGTGGNVDFTNFISTLEKNATISIVTLIPILLLFLFAFKKVPAVPTLLAGIVVGIIILFIFKPSTSLADLMKIMQDGYVSKTGIKDIDSLLSRGGLQSMMMSIALIFLALCMGGLLQGMGIIAQLMNIISSFVKNSTRLIISTASTAIGVNFLLGEQYLSIVLTGQAFAKKYDEVGLERRNLSRVLEDAGTVINPLVPWGVSGVFLTNVLSVPTFDYLPYAIFCLACPVLTIIVGFTGFGLSWKKEKAVTIS, encoded by the coding sequence ATGGTTTCAAAAATTGAATCTGTTCTTTTAACAATTTTTATCTTTTTCTGCATTGGCTTTAGTGTTATCAAATTAGAAGTTTCACCACACATCCCGATTTTATTCGGTATCGTTCTTTTATTAGCATTTGGATTTATGAAAAAAATCTCTTGGTCTACTATGGAAAAAGGAATGATAAGTAGTATTTCAGCTGGTATTCCATCTATTTTTATTTTCTTACTTGTAGGCGTATTAATTAGTGTTTGGATCGCTGCTGGAACAATTCCAACTTTAATGGTATACGGCTTCCAGCTTGTATCTCCAAAAATTTTCATTCCAACTGTTTTTGTTGTTTGTGCAATTGTTGGAACAAGTATCGGTAGTGCCTTTACAACTGCTGCAACTGTAGGACTTGCCTTTATGGGCATGGGTAGTGCTCTCGGATACGATCCGGCTCTAATCGCTGGTGCAATTATTTCTGGTGCATTCTTTGGAGATAAAATGTCTCCTTTATCTGATACAACAAACTTAGCTCCTGCTGTAACGGGTGTAGATTTATTTGAGCATATTCGTAACATGCTTTGGACAACAGTCCCTGCTTTCATTATTGCTTTTATCGCATTTTTCATTTTAGGAAGCGGTACTGGTGGAAACGTTGACTTCACAAACTTTATTAGCACATTAGAGAAAAATGCAACGATTTCTATCGTTACACTTATTCCAATTTTATTACTGTTCCTATTCGCATTTAAAAAAGTTCCAGCAGTTCCAACATTACTCGCAGGAATTGTGGTAGGAATTATTATTCTCTTTATTTTTAAACCTAGCACTTCTTTAGCTGATTTAATGAAAATTATGCAAGATGGCTACGTTTCTAAAACTGGCATTAAAGACATTGATAGCTTACTATCTCGCGGTGGTCTACAAAGTATGATGATGTCGATTGCCCTTATTTTCCTAGCTCTTTGTATGGGAGGTTTATTACAAGGAATGGGTATTATAGCGCAGCTGATGAATATCATCTCTAGCTTCGTAAAAAATAGCACACGCTTAATTATTTCTACTGCTTCAACTGCAATTGGTGTAAACTTCTTACTTGGTGAGCAGTACTTATCCATCGTTTTAACAGGACAAGCATTTGCTAAGAAATACGATGAAGTCGGTTTAGAACGTCGTAATTTATCACGCGTATTAGAAGATGCAGGTACAGTTATTAACCCGCTCGTACCATGGGGAGTAAGTGGTGTATTCTTAACAAACGTCCTTAGCGTTCCAACATTTGATTACCTGCCATACGCTATCTTCTGTTTAGCTTGTCCAGTCTTAACGATTATCGTCGGCTTTACTGGATTTGGTCTTTCATGGAAGAAAGAAAAAGCAGTAACAATTTCATAA
- the bioA gene encoding adenosylmethionine--8-amino-7-oxononanoate transaminase produces MLTVFINKLTLGVTIVTVNSNTTEKSSYTYEELSEKNKAYVWHPFTQMKDYLEEDPVIIERGEGRKLYDVNGNEYWDGVSSIWLNVHGHQVPELDEAIREQLNKIAHSTMLGLANVPSILLAEKIIEVVPEGLKKVFYSDSGSSAVEIAIKMAFQYWQHKGKPKKQRFVTLKEAYHGDTLGAVSVGAIDLFHQVYSSLLFEAIKMPYPYTYRSPYGNNKEEIVKKHLEEMEELLKDKHEEIAAIIVEPLMQGAGGMITMPKGYLRGLRNLCTKYNVLFITDEVATGFGRTGKMFACEHENVTPDILTAGKGLTGGYLPVAITVTTDEIYNAFLGDYEEQKTFFHGHSYTGNPLGCAVAIANLELYEKTNLIEEVARKTEYVATQLEALFTYKHVGDIRQCGLMVGIELVKNKETKEAFEWTERVGVQVCKRSRELGMILRPLGNTIVFMPPLASTIDEIDEMLRILYKAISDVTEGE; encoded by the coding sequence ATGTTAACTGTATTTATAAACAAGTTGACATTAGGGGTGACAATTGTGACTGTTAATAGTAATACGACTGAAAAATCGTCTTATACATATGAAGAGCTATCGGAAAAGAATAAAGCCTATGTATGGCACCCATTTACACAAATGAAGGATTATTTAGAAGAAGATCCTGTCATTATTGAACGCGGAGAGGGAAGAAAGCTATACGATGTAAATGGAAATGAATATTGGGACGGTGTTTCGTCTATTTGGTTAAATGTTCATGGACATCAAGTACCGGAACTAGATGAAGCAATTCGTGAGCAATTAAATAAAATTGCTCATTCTACTATGCTAGGACTTGCTAACGTTCCATCTATTTTATTAGCAGAAAAAATAATCGAAGTTGTACCAGAAGGTTTGAAGAAAGTATTCTATTCTGACTCCGGTTCTAGCGCTGTTGAAATTGCAATTAAGATGGCATTTCAATATTGGCAGCATAAAGGAAAACCGAAGAAACAAAGATTTGTTACATTAAAAGAAGCGTATCACGGTGATACACTTGGAGCTGTTTCAGTAGGAGCAATAGACTTGTTTCACCAAGTGTATAGTTCACTTTTATTTGAGGCAATTAAAATGCCTTATCCATATACATATCGTTCTCCTTACGGAAATAATAAGGAGGAAATTGTAAAAAAACATTTAGAAGAAATGGAAGAGCTGCTGAAAGATAAACATGAAGAAATTGCAGCGATTATTGTAGAACCTTTAATGCAAGGTGCTGGCGGTATGATTACAATGCCAAAAGGATACTTAAGAGGACTACGTAATTTATGTACAAAATATAACGTTTTATTTATTACAGATGAGGTAGCGACTGGGTTTGGGCGTACCGGGAAAATGTTTGCATGTGAACATGAAAATGTAACGCCGGATATTTTAACAGCCGGAAAAGGTTTAACAGGTGGATATTTACCAGTTGCAATTACCGTAACGACAGATGAAATTTATAATGCCTTTTTAGGAGACTATGAAGAACAAAAAACATTTTTCCATGGTCATAGTTATACAGGGAATCCGTTAGGGTGTGCGGTAGCAATTGCGAATCTAGAACTATACGAAAAAACAAATTTAATAGAAGAAGTAGCACGTAAAACAGAATATGTGGCGACGCAATTAGAAGCACTCTTTACATATAAACATGTAGGGGATATTCGTCAGTGCGGGTTGATGGTTGGAATTGAACTTGTGAAGAATAAGGAAACGAAAGAAGCGTTTGAATGGACAGAGAGAGTCGGTGTTCAAGTATGTAAACGCTCAAGAGAGCTGGGCATGATTTTGCGGCCGCTCGGCAACACGATTGTGTTTATGCCTCCTCTTGCTTCTACAATTGATGAGATTGATGAGATGTTACGTATTTTATATAAAGCAATCTCGGATGTTACGGAGGGAGAGTAA
- a CDS encoding GDSL-type esterase/lipase family protein, producing the protein MKKVILTIVCLLLLIISYSYFEKNDETKQNEPEEKTEKTSTPSWIDKQTNDSFYHLVLGDSLAKGYGSTQGGFAELASRQIEAQIHKPITVENLGINGLTTDRLAKKVQSEDVKQKIRAANIITINIGGNNLFRLNRDVGVIDGIKMLNKEKAHFEADVKNIVKTVRDQNPDALLILSELYNPLQLDDSIASYADMFLDGWNESVYSISKANQPSIVLPIRKLISNDKKELLFDQVHPNDKGYTIIADSFTKKVLAYKY; encoded by the coding sequence ATGAAAAAAGTCATCTTAACAATTGTTTGTCTCCTCCTTCTAATCATTTCTTATTCTTATTTTGAAAAGAACGATGAGACAAAACAAAATGAACCCGAAGAAAAAACAGAAAAAACATCTACTCCAAGTTGGATTGATAAGCAAACAAACGATTCCTTTTATCATCTCGTACTAGGTGATTCGCTCGCCAAAGGATATGGATCAACACAAGGGGGATTTGCTGAATTAGCCTCTAGACAAATAGAAGCACAAATTCATAAACCAATTACTGTAGAAAACCTTGGGATAAACGGTCTTACAACAGATCGTCTCGCTAAAAAGGTTCAATCAGAAGATGTAAAGCAAAAAATTAGAGCAGCAAATATAATTACGATTAATATTGGGGGAAATAATTTATTTCGCTTAAATCGTGATGTCGGTGTTATAGATGGTATTAAAATGTTAAATAAAGAAAAAGCTCATTTTGAAGCGGATGTAAAAAATATTGTAAAGACAGTTCGAGATCAAAATCCGGATGCTTTACTCATTCTTTCTGAACTCTATAACCCGTTACAACTCGATGACTCCATCGCAAGTTATGCAGATATGTTTTTAGATGGCTGGAATGAATCCGTTTATTCCATTTCAAAAGCAAATCAACCATCTATCGTTTTACCAATTCGTAAATTAATATCGAATGATAAAAAAGAATTACTCTTTGACCAAGTACACCCAAATGATAAAGGCTATACGATTATTGCCGATTCATTTACAAAAAAAGTGTTAGCCTACAAATATTAA
- the cpdB gene encoding bifunctional 2',3'-cyclic-nucleotide 2'-phosphodiesterase/3'-nucleotidase → MKKSKKMLAGATLAIGVIAPQVLPTTAHADEKAGESTVNLRILETSDIHVNLMNYDYYQTKTDNKVGLVQTATLVNKAREEAKNSVLFDDGDALQGTPLGDYVANKINDPKKPVDPSYTHPLYRLMNLMKYDVISLGNHEFNYGLDYLNKVISKTEFPVINSNVYKDDKDNNEENDQNYFKPYHVFEKEVEDELGQKQKVKIGVMGFVPPQVMNWDKANLEGKVKAKDIVETAKKMVPKMKAEGADVIVALAHSGVDKSGYNVGMENASYYLTEVPGVDAVLMGHSHTEMKDVFNGVPVVMPGVFGSNLGIIDMQLKKVNGKWEVQKEQSKPQLRPIADSKGNPLVKSDEKLVNEIKDDHQATIDYVNTAVGKTTAPINSYFSLVQDDPSVQLVTNAQKWYVEKLFAENGQYSKYKGIPVLSAGAPFKAGGRNGATYYTDIPAGTLAIKNVADLYVYPNTLYAVKVNGAQVKEWLEMSAGQFNQIDPKKTEEQPLVNIGYPTYNFDILDGLKYEIDVTQPAKYDKDGKVVNANTNRIINMTYEGKPVADNQEFIVATNNYRGSSQTFPGVSKGEVVYQSQDETRQIIVKYMQETPVIDPAADKNWTFKPIVADKLNTTFDSSPNAQKYIKKDGKISYVGPSENEFAKYAIDITKKNDDKETGGENPTTPPTGEGNNGENPTTPPTGEGNNGGNPTTPPTGEGNNGGNPTTPPTDEGKNTGSGQTTTDNQNAKETTTVSENKEERDLPKTGTSVVSTIGAGLAFVGAGLLLLFRRKKANR, encoded by the coding sequence GTGAAAAAGTCAAAAAAAATGCTAGCTGGAGCAACTCTTGCTATTGGCGTAATAGCGCCGCAAGTATTGCCAACAACAGCTCATGCGGATGAGAAAGCTGGGGAGAGTACAGTTAACTTACGAATTCTAGAAACATCAGATATTCACGTTAACTTAATGAATTACGATTATTATCAAACGAAAACAGATAATAAAGTAGGTCTCGTGCAAACGGCAACACTTGTTAATAAAGCACGTGAAGAAGCGAAGAACTCTGTCCTATTTGATGATGGGGATGCATTACAAGGGACACCGCTTGGAGATTATGTAGCGAATAAAATAAATGATCCGAAGAAGCCTGTGGATCCTAGCTATACACATCCATTATATCGTTTAATGAATTTAATGAAGTATGACGTCATCTCTCTTGGGAATCATGAATTTAACTACGGTTTAGATTATTTAAACAAAGTAATTAGTAAAACAGAGTTCCCGGTTATTAACTCGAACGTCTATAAAGATGATAAAGATAATAATGAAGAGAACGACCAAAATTACTTTAAACCATATCATGTTTTTGAAAAAGAAGTAGAAGATGAATTAGGTCAAAAACAAAAGGTGAAAATTGGCGTAATGGGATTTGTTCCACCTCAAGTTATGAACTGGGATAAAGCAAATTTAGAAGGAAAAGTTAAAGCGAAAGATATAGTTGAAACAGCGAAGAAAATGGTGCCAAAAATGAAGGCAGAAGGTGCAGATGTTATCGTTGCACTAGCGCATTCCGGCGTTGATAAGAGTGGATACAACGTTGGCATGGAAAACGCGTCGTATTATTTAACAGAAGTTCCTGGTGTAGATGCAGTATTAATGGGACATTCACATACTGAAATGAAAGATGTATTTAATGGTGTTCCAGTTGTAATGCCTGGTGTCTTTGGAAGTAACTTAGGTATTATTGATATGCAATTGAAAAAGGTAAACGGAAAATGGGAAGTACAAAAAGAGCAATCGAAGCCGCAACTTCGTCCAATTGCTGATAGTAAAGGAAACCCACTAGTAAAATCCGATGAAAAATTAGTTAATGAAATTAAAGATGATCATCAAGCGACAATTGATTATGTGAATACAGCTGTAGGAAAAACGACAGCGCCAATTAATAGTTATTTCTCATTAGTACAAGATGATCCTTCTGTACAACTTGTGACAAATGCACAAAAATGGTATGTAGAAAAGTTATTTGCTGAAAATGGACAGTATAGCAAATATAAAGGAATTCCAGTTTTATCTGCAGGTGCACCATTTAAAGCAGGTGGACGAAACGGTGCTACATATTATACGGATATTCCAGCTGGAACGTTAGCAATTAAAAACGTTGCAGATTTATATGTATATCCAAATACGTTATATGCTGTAAAAGTAAATGGGGCACAAGTGAAAGAATGGCTTGAAATGTCTGCAGGTCAGTTTAATCAAATAGATCCAAAGAAAACAGAAGAACAGCCGTTAGTAAATATAGGCTATCCTACATATAACTTCGATATTTTAGATGGCTTAAAATACGAAATTGATGTAACACAACCGGCGAAATACGATAAGGATGGAAAAGTTGTAAATGCAAATACGAATCGTATTATAAATATGACATATGAAGGTAAACCAGTAGCTGACAATCAAGAGTTTATCGTCGCTACAAATAACTATCGTGGAAGTAGCCAAACGTTCCCAGGTGTAAGTAAAGGGGAAGTTGTATATCAATCACAAGATGAAACACGTCAAATCATTGTGAAGTATATGCAAGAAACACCAGTTATTGATCCAGCAGCAGATAAAAATTGGACGTTTAAACCAATTGTTGCAGATAAATTAAATACAACATTTGATTCTTCACCAAATGCACAAAAGTATATAAAGAAAGATGGGAAAATATCGTACGTTGGACCATCTGAAAATGAATTTGCTAAATATGCAATTGATATAACGAAGAAGAATGATGATAAGGAAACTGGTGGAGAGAATCCAACAACACCGCCAACAGGTGAAGGAAACAATGGAGAGAATCCAACAACACCGCCAACAGGTGAAGGAAATAATGGAGGAAATCCAACGACACCGCCAACAGGTGAAGGAAATAATGGAGGAAATCCAACGACACCACCAACAGATGAAGGTAAAAATACAGGATCTGGACAAACTACAACTGACAATCAAAACGCAAAAGAAACAACAACTGTGAGTGAAAATAAAGAAGAACGTGATTTACCGAAAACAGGTACAAGTGTTGTTTCTACAATTGGAGCAGGTTTGGCATTTGTTGGAGCGGGATTACTTCTGTTATTTAGAAGAAAAAAAGCAAATAGATAG